The following are encoded together in the Humulus lupulus chromosome 5, drHumLupu1.1, whole genome shotgun sequence genome:
- the LOC133780074 gene encoding uncharacterized protein LOC133780074, whose protein sequence is MGERKYLGPDLVRRTTEAVEKIRNRMLTAQSRQKSYADRKRRDVEFNIGDKVAYRLALSPSLSNVHDVFHVSLLRKYIPDPSHVLNYELIEVEQDLTYEEKLVKIIDRKEKDLRNKKISLVTVLCRSSNIEEMTWE, encoded by the exons atgggagaaagaaagtatcttgGCCCAGATCTTGTCAGAAGGACAACTGAAGCAGTAGAGAAAATAAGAAATAGAATGTTAACTGCTCAaagtagacaaaagagttatgctgaTCGAAAGCGAAGAGATGTGGAGTTCAATATTGGGGACAAG GTAGCCTATAGACTGGCATTATCGCCATCATTGTCGAATGTCCACGATGTTTTTCATGTATcattattgagaaaatacatTCCAGATCCTTCACATGTGCTAAACTATGAGCTAATAGAAGTTGAACAAGATCTAACATATGAAGAAAAACTAGTGAAAATTATTGACAGAAAAGAGAAAGATTTAAGAAATAAGAAGATTTCACTGGTTACGGTCTTGTGCAGAAGTTCAAATATTGAGGAAATGACATGGGAATGA
- the LOC133780075 gene encoding uncharacterized protein LOC133780075 — translation MKIQQKKDEPQKTNARVFTITQTDADTNNSVVSGDIFVSGILTHALIDLGATHSFASLTYVKRLGKLCEKLLEVFSTMLPSREILYSTHWLRGIPICIDGRELYTDLIMLKMHDYEVILGMDWLSKYNATIDCRKKTVIFEHSKEDEFMFIGTTSKSCIPLISIMKARRLLES, via the coding sequence ATGAAGATCCAACAAAAGAAGGATGAACCTCAAAAGACAAATGCTAGGGTGTTTACGATTACTCAGACTGATGCTGATACCAACAACTCTGTGGTGTCAGGTGATATTTTTGTATCTGGTATTCTCACTCATGCATTAATAGATTTAGGTGCCACACATTCATTTGCATCCTTGACATATGTAAAAAGGTTGGGTAAATTGTGTGAGAAATTGTTAGAagtttttagtacaatgttaccatcTCGAGAGATTTTGTATTCTACTCATTGGTTGAGGGGGATTCCTATTTgcattgatggtagggaattatataCTGATCTAATAATGTTAAAGATGCACGATTATGaggtgattttgggtatggattggctttcAAAGTATAATGCCACTATTGATTGTAGAAAGAAAACAGTGATATTTGAGCATTCGAAGGAAGAtgagtttatgtttattggaacGACATCAAAAAGTTGCATTCCTTTAATTTCTATTATGAAGGCCAGGAGACTGTTGGAAAGTTGA